AGGTGCAGCTTTGGGTGGCGAATTTTATGCCGCTTTACCAGCTCATCTTTCTTGCTGTGTTTATCAACACCAGGAAGGCTGCCTGTAAGGTTCACAGCATGATACATTGGAAAAACCAGGCACATCAGAAATGCGATAACACTCACTGGGATCAACACGTATAGCAGAATGCCAAAATCAAGCATGATCGAAGCACCAATCAAGGCTGCCAGCGCGAGAACCATAATTCCAAAACTCGCAAATAACTCAACAATAACATTTTGCTCAAACGTATATTTTTCAGTCATAATTCCCCCTTAAGACCGAATTAAACATACTCAAAACTAACCGTTACAATTTTCTTCCATAGGCTTTTGAATAGTAGTTAGCAAGACGCCACTGATAATCATCAATAAAAACCAGGAACCAAATTTGCTAACTGGCACCAGTTGCCACCCATCTATCTGGTTTGGGTAAAGCCATATATTGCTATAGGTTGCAATATTTTCAGCAAACCAGATAAAAAATGCCCCAAGGAAAATAGCGAGCAGTACTGGCATCCGATACCGTGTTGCCCGTACAGAAAAATAAATCCACGTACTGCGAAACATCAGCACTACTGACAGCATCAATATATGCCTAAAGTCCCAGACATAATGATGACTGAAAAAATTGACATATATCCCCATGCCCACCACCAGCGTCTGCCAGAAAGGAGGGTAATTCTTATAGCGAAAATCGAACTCGCGCCAGACGCGGGCCAAAAAACTTCCCACCGCTGAATACATAAAGCCTGAAAAAAGCGGCACACCATAGAGCCGGATATAATTTTCTTCCGGATAGCTCCATGAACCCACATGGGTTTTAAACAGTTCCATCACCGTACCAACGATGTGAAAAATAAGGATAACCTTGGCTTCTTCCCATGTTTCCAACTTCAAGAGCAGAAAACTGGCCTGAATAACGACTGCATAAATAAAGAGAAAATCATAGCGTGGAAGCAAAGCATCATCTGGCCAGAAAAAATGGCTCAGCAATATGCCAAACAACAAGAGCCCACCAAACATACATGCCCATGCCTGCTTGAGACCAAACCACCATAAATCAACAAACAGCTTCGCCATATAATCCTGTCTTTAATTATTCAGGCTATCCTTCAGTTCTTCAAGCTCAAGCCAGCGCATTTCTTTTTCATCAAGCAGTTCTCGTTTCGCTTCTAGTTCCTTGCTGATCTGGCTGAATTTTGCCGGGTCTTTCGCATAGAGATTGGGGTCCGCGAGCTGTGCTTCCATTTCGGCAATTTGGAAAGACATGCTTTCCACTTCCGCAGGTAAGTTATCCAATTCTCTTTGATCTTTATACGACAGTTTTGTGGCCTTTTTCTTTGGCGCTGCCTTGATAGAAACCACATTTGACTTCAGTTTTTGAGGTTCTTCCTTTGGCTTCTCAGTTAGCGCCTTCTGGGCTTTATAATCAGTATATCCACCTGCATATTCTGTGATGCTTCCATCACCCTCAAGCACAATGGAGCTAGTTACCACGCGGTCAAGAAAATCTCGGTCGTGCGATACAAGGATAATGGTTCCTTTATAATCCGCCAACACTTCCTGTAGCAGATCAAGGGTATCCATATCCAAATCATTTGTTGGCTCATCAAGCACCAACAGGTTTGATTGCTTCGCGAAATTGAGCGCAATTAACAGTCGGTTTCGTTCTCCGCCAGAAAGAGCAGATACCGGCATTTTGGCAACACTCGGATCAAACAGAAACTCTTTCAAGTAGGTCATTACATGACGATCTTCCTCGCCAATTTTGATCCACTCACCACGGCCACCTGTGAGCACATCCATAATGGTCATATCTTCTTTAAGGTCAGCACGTTTCTGGTCGATAATTCTAGTTTCCAGATTAGTCCCCAGTTTAACCGTTCCAGTATCAGGCTCTAACTCGCCCATCAAAATTTTTAGTAGCGTGGATTTACCAACCCCGTTCGGCCCAATAATGCCCACCCGGTCACCACGATTAATACGTACGGTAAAATCTTCAAACAGGGAACGGTCACCAAACTTTTTGGAGATGTCTTTGGCTTCGATCACACGCTTGCCAGACTGCTCACCACCAGCCATGGTAATGGTAACACTGCCTTCTGCCTTAATCATATTCTTGCGCTGATCACGGAGATCATAAAGGCGTCGAAGACGCCCTTGGTTACGAGTACGACGTGCACTGATCCCTTCTACAGACCAGCGTGTTTCCTCTTTGATAAGCTTATTCAGTTTCTTAAGGTTTTCCGCTTCTTCTTCGAAAACTTTTTCCTGCCAGCCTTCAAACTTTTCAAACTTATCATCCATCCGCCGGACTTTACCGCGATCAAGCCATAGAGTTGCGCTCGTCAGGTTATTCAGGAATGCTCGGTCGTGGCTAATAAGCATAATCGCCCCACGCCATGCCTTAAGGTATCCTTCAAGCCACTCGATAGTACCGACATCCATATGGTTGGTGGGCTCATCAAGCAGTAGCAGATCAGGTTCACTTACTAGCGTACGAGCAAGTGCAGCACGGCGCAGTTCACCACCAGAAGCGCTTGATGGGCTTGCATCGGCCTTGATATTGAGATCCTCCACCAGTACATCCACACGGTATGTTTCATGATCCTGCTCAGGATCAAGCCCACCAGCGATATAGGCATAAAGGTTATCATAACCACTGGCATCAGGTTCCTGCGGCAGATAAGCGATACGGCTACCTGGTTGTACCCAACGCTCACCATCGTCCGCCTGAATAATGCCTGCGATCAACTTCATCAGCGTTGATTTACCCGCACCATTTCGACCAACAAGGCACAGCCTGTCAGTTTCACCGATATGCATTTCTAGCTTATCCAGCACAGGATCAGCCCCCCAATGGAGATCAATATTACGCAAACTCAAAATCGGTGGTGCCATGAGGCATACTTCCTTCACATACTTGTATAACTCGAGCCTTATACCCATTTAACATTACTTGAGACAAGCGAGGAAAATATGGTTAGAAAATTAACCGCGCAGCCAACAGGCGCGTTCTAGCCAACCATATGTAGGGGGAATACATATGTCAGATACTGTTTTTGAAAATAATGTGGTACTTGAAAACACCGTACCGCCCGTAGAAGAACTTGATTTTGCACCACTGGCATCAACCTATGCCCGCACGTTAATTATTGAATCTTCTATCTTCTTCACCATTCTGGCGATTATACCAGCAGTGATAAATTGGTTCGTCGCCGATGGCTGGTTGCTCACTCAGTGGTGGTTCTATGTGCTCTGGTTATTGCTGACATTATCACCATTTATTTGGGCACCAATGGTGGCTAAATCTCGGGGCTTCAGCATGCGGGAAAAAGATATTCATTATCGTTCGGGTTTGATCTGGAAAAAAACCGTATCTCTCCCTTATAACCGCATCCAACATGTGGAAATTGAAAGTGGTCCACTCGAACGTATATTCAAATTAACCACACTGAAGTTTTTCACTGCTGGCGGTGCCATGTCCGACATGAAAATCCCTGCACTTGAATTTGAACGGTCGAGTAAGTTACGTGCCTTTGTAATGGAAAAAGCTGGTGTAAGCGAGGCAGAGGCTAAAGATGCCAACTGATACTGTGGTAACCACAAAGCTTGATGCCGGCAAATGGCAGCGCCTGTCGCCGTACGCCGTTATTTATTATATTGTAAAGTTCATTTCTGCTTTTGTGAAGCAAGGGGTGCAAAGTTTAGCGCCTTTAGCTGCCGTTATTTTTACCGCCGGTGAAAATCGCTGGCTAATTATTGGCTTTATCGCTGCAGGCGCCGTTGTCTTTCTGTTAGCAGGCGCCGTACTCAGCTATTTGAAGTTCCGTTTTCGTATTGCAAATGACACCTTCCTTATTCAGCGGGGGGTGTTTAAACGTAAACGACTAACTCTCACATTTGACCGTATTCAAAATGTGGCATTCAAAGAACCCATCTATTTTAGGCCTTTTGGTTTAGTGGTGCTTTCCATTGAAAGCGCAGGATCATCTTCCGAAGAGGTAGGATTAGGTGGCATCCCTCGTTCATTGGCCGAGGAAATACGCAAAAACGTTTTAAAGGTAAAAAGCAAAGTTCATTCGGAAACAGGTACCGTAGCTGAAGATACTTTAACTGCGGCACCAGACTCTGATGATGCACAGACCATTATTAAACAACCAGCTTCGGAGCTGGTGCGTTATGGCCTTTCCAACAATAATATTTGGGTATTCGCGGGTATCATTGGTGGTTCATTGGCACAGGTAGATTGGGACGAATATACTTTCGCACAAGAAACCGAAAATTTAATTGTCTCTCTTATCGGCACGAGCGGCGCTGCTCTCACCGCTTTTTTCATCAGCGTTCTATTTTTCATTGCTTTTATCTTATTGATGCTCTCAGCAATTGGCGCTGTGGTTTCAAACTATAACTATCACCTTACTCGCCATCATGGGCGCTTTCACCGCACGAAAGGTTTATTCGAACGACAAGAGAAAAGCCTGCTGGAAAGCAAAATTCAATGCCTGCAAATTGATCAACCGTGGGCAGCTCGGCTTTTATCTCGCTTTCACCTTTACCCAAAACAGGTTGGCTTCGCCAAACTGGGTCAGGAAGGCGGCGAGAATGACATGACGGGAGCCCCACGTTTTCTGATTCCTAGTGTTACGAAAAGCTTTGCGGTAGATTTTTCCAAGCTTCTTTATCCCGACTTCCACTGGGAAAAGGCTACGCTGAAACCGATTGACCGAATGTATACCAGAAAGATGCTGGCGTGGGTTTTTGCTCCTATTACCGTCCTACCTGCTACAAGCCTTTCTATAGTCTTTAGCCCTTGGTTCATGCTTATCTTGCTGTTTCCGGTGTTGGCAATGCCCTTCGTGATGTTAAGGCGTTCCAAGTTTGGTTACGCCTCGGACGGCATCCACGGCATTATACGCTCCGGATTCTTTGGGCAAAAGCTGACGGTATTCCCTTTCTTCAAGGTACAAACGGTACAGCTTACTCAATCCCCTGCACAGCGGAAAAAAGGGTTAGCTAATCTGGTCATTAAAATGGCTGGTACATCGCTTCAAATACCTTTCATGCCCCTGCAGGATGCCAAGTCATGGCGAGATCGCATTTTGTACGAAGTGGAAAGCAATAACTCCTCTTGGATGTAAGTACATTAAAACAGCATGCTATGCGCTGACTGCAACCCAGCTTAACACCATCCATTTTTGTTTCATAAAGGTGTGATCATTTCGCAACGATCACACCTTATAAAAGTTTCCAGACAACAACCCCACAGCACAGTCTGGAGCCCACCATGTCTATTTTGAAAAACACTGTATTCGCCACAG
This DNA window, taken from Kordiimonas sp. SCSIO 12603, encodes the following:
- a CDS encoding PH domain-containing protein, translated to MSDTVFENNVVLENTVPPVEELDFAPLASTYARTLIIESSIFFTILAIIPAVINWFVADGWLLTQWWFYVLWLLLTLSPFIWAPMVAKSRGFSMREKDIHYRSGLIWKKTVSLPYNRIQHVEIESGPLERIFKLTTLKFFTAGGAMSDMKIPALEFERSSKLRAFVMEKAGVSEAEAKDAN
- a CDS encoding DUF817 domain-containing protein; its protein translation is MAKLFVDLWWFGLKQAWACMFGGLLLFGILLSHFFWPDDALLPRYDFLFIYAVVIQASFLLLKLETWEEAKVILIFHIVGTVMELFKTHVGSWSYPEENYIRLYGVPLFSGFMYSAVGSFLARVWREFDFRYKNYPPFWQTLVVGMGIYVNFFSHHYVWDFRHILMLSVVLMFRSTWIYFSVRATRYRMPVLLAIFLGAFFIWFAENIATYSNIWLYPNQIDGWQLVPVSKFGSWFLLMIISGVLLTTIQKPMEENCNG
- a CDS encoding PH domain-containing protein, producing MVTTKLDAGKWQRLSPYAVIYYIVKFISAFVKQGVQSLAPLAAVIFTAGENRWLIIGFIAAGAVVFLLAGAVLSYLKFRFRIANDTFLIQRGVFKRKRLTLTFDRIQNVAFKEPIYFRPFGLVVLSIESAGSSSEEVGLGGIPRSLAEEIRKNVLKVKSKVHSETGTVAEDTLTAAPDSDDAQTIIKQPASELVRYGLSNNNIWVFAGIIGGSLAQVDWDEYTFAQETENLIVSLIGTSGAALTAFFISVLFFIAFILLMLSAIGAVVSNYNYHLTRHHGRFHRTKGLFERQEKSLLESKIQCLQIDQPWAARLLSRFHLYPKQVGFAKLGQEGGENDMTGAPRFLIPSVTKSFAVDFSKLLYPDFHWEKATLKPIDRMYTRKMLAWVFAPITVLPATSLSIVFSPWFMLILLFPVLAMPFVMLRRSKFGYASDGIHGIIRSGFFGQKLTVFPFFKVQTVQLTQSPAQRKKGLANLVIKMAGTSLQIPFMPLQDAKSWRDRILYEVESNNSSWM
- a CDS encoding ATP-binding cassette domain-containing protein; amino-acid sequence: MAPPILSLRNIDLHWGADPVLDKLEMHIGETDRLCLVGRNGAGKSTLMKLIAGIIQADDGERWVQPGSRIAYLPQEPDASGYDNLYAYIAGGLDPEQDHETYRVDVLVEDLNIKADASPSSASGGELRRAALARTLVSEPDLLLLDEPTNHMDVGTIEWLEGYLKAWRGAIMLISHDRAFLNNLTSATLWLDRGKVRRMDDKFEKFEGWQEKVFEEEAENLKKLNKLIKEETRWSVEGISARRTRNQGRLRRLYDLRDQRKNMIKAEGSVTITMAGGEQSGKRVIEAKDISKKFGDRSLFEDFTVRINRGDRVGIIGPNGVGKSTLLKILMGELEPDTGTVKLGTNLETRIIDQKRADLKEDMTIMDVLTGGRGEWIKIGEEDRHVMTYLKEFLFDPSVAKMPVSALSGGERNRLLIALNFAKQSNLLVLDEPTNDLDMDTLDLLQEVLADYKGTIILVSHDRDFLDRVVTSSIVLEGDGSITEYAGGYTDYKAQKALTEKPKEEPQKLKSNVVSIKAAPKKKATKLSYKDQRELDNLPAEVESMSFQIAEMEAQLADPNLYAKDPAKFSQISKELEAKRELLDEKEMRWLELEELKDSLNN